From the genome of Wolbachia endosymbiont (group B) of Parapoynx stratiotata, one region includes:
- a CDS encoding DNA modification methylase — translation MNLAIHYYPTRNLVEYERNPRKNDDVVNRMCASIREFGFRIPIVAKSDGTVVDGHLRLKAARKLGMESIPVVLSDNLNEPQTKAFRLLANQSANWAKWDDELLKVEIQELEDLQFDLKMTGFELEKVQHFLDDLDSEKEDFSDLVGDDKKVEITKPGDLWILGDHRIYCGDSSVVESYKALLDDKMADITVCDPPYNVDYGSSQEREDKKILNDNQGEKYELFLYDICTHILAYTKGAIYICASSSEFSTLQKVFEEAGGKWSTFIIWAKNHFTLGRSDYQRQYEAMLYGWKRGNKREWHGGRNQSDLWFYDKPIHNSLHPTMKPVELMERAIVNSSRSGDIVLDPFSGSGSTLIACERTGRICRTIELDSKFVDVTIKRWQVYTGREAILSGAGKTFSEIQEEKQ, via the coding sequence ATGAATTTAGCAATCCACTACTATCCTACTCGAAACCTAGTTGAATATGAGCGTAACCCACGTAAAAATGACGATGTGGTCAACAGAATGTGTGCTTCTATTCGGGAATTTGGCTTTCGTATACCAATAGTTGCAAAAAGCGATGGAACTGTGGTTGATGGTCATTTAAGACTTAAAGCAGCAAGAAAGCTTGGTATGGAGAGTATTCCAGTGGTTTTAAGTGATAATTTAAATGAACCACAAACTAAAGCTTTTCGATTACTGGCAAATCAATCAGCTAATTGGGCAAAGTGGGATGATGAGCTTTTGAAAGTAGAAATTCAAGAGTTAGAAGATTTACAGTTTGATCTTAAAATGACTGGATTTGAATTAGAAAAAGTTCAACATTTCCTTGATGATTTAGATAGTGAAAAAGAAGATTTTTCTGACTTGGTTGGTGATGACAAAAAGGTAGAAATAACAAAACCAGGTGATCTATGGATTTTAGGTGATCATCGAATCTATTGTGGTGATAGCTCTGTAGTTGAATCATATAAAGCGCTGTTAGATGATAAAATGGCAGACATTACTGTTTGTGATCCTCCATATAATGTTGATTATGGTAGCAGTCAAGAAAGAGAGGATAAAAAGATACTAAACGATAATCAAGGTGAAAAGTATGAGCTTTTTCTCTATGATATTTGTACTCATATTTTAGCATATACTAAAGGTGCAATTTACATCTGTGCATCATCATCAGAGTTTTCAACGTTGCAAAAAGTATTTGAGGAGGCAGGAGGAAAATGGTCAACATTTATCATTTGGGCAAAGAATCATTTTACACTAGGCAGGTCTGATTATCAAAGACAATACGAAGCAATGCTCTATGGGTGGAAAAGGGGCAATAAACGTGAGTGGCATGGAGGTAGAAATCAAAGTGATCTGTGGTTTTATGATAAGCCAATACATAACTCACTGCACCCAACAATGAAGCCAGTAGAGCTAATGGAGAGAGCAATAGTAAACAGCAGCAGATCAGGAGACATAGTACTTGATCCATTTAGCGGTTCTGGAAGTACACTGATTGCATGTGAGAGAACAGGAAGAATTTGTAGGACAATAGAGCTAGATTCAAAATTTGTAGATGTAACCATAAAACGTTGGCAAGTGTACACAGGTAGGGAAGCAATTCTTTCTGGTGCTGGTAAAACTTTTTCAGAGATTCAAGAAGAAAAACAGTAA
- a CDS encoding AAA family ATPase gives MDIYCSQRNGHYKLLGKKEQLRTQLLSNIRSCLSYLLPRGTFRGDKFYVGDLQGNKGQSMIVELTGSKAGLWHDFSTGEGGDIFDLWAAVTGKNQFTDTIEDIAKWIGYSEKNNTLGQPTASWNYYDKSDQVIVTVYRYNTDSGKRYLPFDVKRSSFTLPETRPLYNIPGIMKSDKVILVEGEKCADALIEQGMTATTAMLGANAPIEKTDWSPLKGKHVIIWPDNDEPGKQYAEKVVKKLTFLGVLSLTLLEIPENKPKGWDAADGIQANIDISEFIESNSRKVIVKQLLNIQEWSIERFIGPVPEQKFLVEGLFPLGVTSILAAMGDTGKGMLLLDLALKVASRKDQPCGFGPLVTEHGSVVIFSAEDDMSEIHRRLERLDSQCERLKYKDRLFIVPLPNVSGSLTIIKSVSGKVIETSPEFESITKQLNKIKDLKLIVFDPLASFVHADLNTDPAVGDYLMSLLSDLAGSTGASIITAHHMRKPKSEKPISTVEQARDAIRGTSALVNGVRCSYAFWSVEDAAKPTIFKSIGESVRQNALFYGAIVKANGLADRTLRTYLRNEETGLLEDITERLRIKNMNEKDSKQHLITAITRAAISGHPFTHTGSTGVYKQRHRLPEEFHSIGRDRMERIVQELLQARKLVKGMATGSKEDKWLDIPSGPFARGVGKFSCGAELFS, from the coding sequence ATGGATATTTATTGTTCACAAAGAAATGGACATTATAAATTATTAGGGAAGAAAGAACAGTTAAGAACTCAACTCCTATCAAATATAAGGTCATGTCTTTCTTATTTACTGCCAAGAGGAACTTTTCGTGGTGATAAGTTCTATGTAGGTGATCTACAAGGCAATAAAGGACAAAGTATGATAGTGGAGTTAACTGGCAGTAAAGCCGGATTATGGCATGATTTTTCTACCGGAGAAGGAGGAGATATTTTTGATCTTTGGGCTGCTGTTACTGGAAAAAATCAATTTACTGATACGATAGAAGATATTGCTAAGTGGATTGGTTATTCGGAAAAAAATAACACTCTGGGGCAACCAACGGCATCATGGAACTATTACGATAAAAGTGATCAAGTGATTGTTACAGTTTATCGTTATAACACTGATTCAGGAAAAAGATATCTTCCTTTTGATGTAAAAAGGTCTAGTTTTACTCTACCAGAGACCAGGCCTTTATATAATATTCCAGGTATCATGAAATCTGATAAGGTAATTTTAGTTGAAGGTGAAAAGTGTGCAGATGCTCTGATAGAGCAAGGTATGACTGCCACAACTGCAATGTTAGGAGCAAATGCACCAATAGAAAAAACAGACTGGTCACCACTTAAGGGTAAGCATGTTATTATTTGGCCAGACAATGATGAACCAGGTAAACAATATGCTGAGAAAGTTGTGAAAAAGCTTACTTTTCTTGGTGTTTTATCACTTACTCTTCTTGAAATACCGGAAAATAAACCAAAGGGATGGGATGCGGCAGACGGCATACAAGCAAATATAGATATTTCTGAATTCATTGAAAGTAACTCGAGAAAAGTAATTGTTAAGCAATTGCTTAATATTCAAGAATGGAGCATAGAACGTTTTATAGGTCCAGTACCAGAGCAAAAGTTTCTTGTTGAAGGGTTATTTCCTTTAGGAGTGACATCTATTCTAGCTGCAATGGGAGATACTGGTAAAGGTATGCTTCTGCTTGATTTAGCACTGAAAGTTGCGAGTAGAAAAGATCAGCCATGTGGTTTTGGTCCTTTAGTTACTGAACATGGATCTGTGGTAATTTTCTCAGCAGAAGATGATATGAGTGAAATACATCGTCGTTTGGAGCGTCTTGACTCACAATGCGAGAGATTAAAATATAAAGATAGGCTCTTTATCGTACCATTACCAAATGTTAGTGGATCACTTACAATCATAAAGAGTGTTTCAGGTAAAGTGATAGAGACTTCTCCTGAATTTGAATCGATAACAAAACAACTTAATAAAATAAAAGACTTAAAATTAATCGTATTTGATCCACTTGCATCATTCGTGCATGCTGATTTAAATACTGACCCAGCCGTAGGCGATTATTTGATGTCTTTATTATCTGATTTAGCAGGTAGCACTGGAGCATCAATAATTACTGCCCATCATATGAGAAAGCCAAAAAGTGAAAAACCTATATCGACTGTTGAGCAAGCACGTGATGCCATTAGAGGTACATCTGCTCTTGTTAATGGTGTTAGGTGTTCATACGCTTTTTGGTCTGTGGAAGATGCAGCTAAACCGACAATTTTTAAATCAATAGGAGAATCTGTAAGACAGAACGCATTATTTTATGGAGCAATTGTTAAAGCAAACGGTTTGGCTGATCGCACTTTACGCACTTATTTAAGAAATGAAGAAACAGGATTGTTAGAGGACATAACTGAAAGATTAAGAATAAAAAATATGAACGAAAAAGATTCAAAGCAGCATCTTATAACTGCAATTACACGAGCAGCAATTTCTGGACATCCATTTACCCATACAGGAAGTACAGGAGTGTATAAACAGCGGCATAGACTACCTGAGGAGTTTCACAGTATAGGAAGAGATAGAATGGAGCGTATAGTTCAAGAGCTGTTACAAGCACGGAAGTTGGTTAAAGGAATGGCTACTGGTTCAAAAGAAGATAAATGGCTTGACATTCCTAGCGGACCATTTGCTCGCGGTGTTGGAAAGTTTAGCTGTGGAGCTGAGCTATTCTCCTAA
- a CDS encoding ankyrin repeat domain-containing protein, whose product MADNLSLELIKCLINQPGLDVNVRGLNGKTPLHCAIEFDELSMVDLLLTKKNINPFVEDNEGKTSLDYAKEGKKAEILQALINNKYGSEQDSLLHLAAMIGEINAVRYLIRKGINVNVRNALHHTPLHLAAGIGHAEVVKILIREGNAEIEVFDARNQTPMHYAVNNKKLEIVKLLLELGANVNSARVGQNSMKLSPVHIAVSNTNYDERDLCLDILKCLIKEPNAQVNLQDYENRTPLHYAERLKTIEVLLTREDIDPLVKDDSGKTPFDYAKPEIKKALMSNKYGSEKNSLLHLAAQRGEIELVESILKEEIDIDIVNNKGLSPVYLAAEKGHLHVVKLLLKKGANYTPVLHLAIKSNNLELLKVLFTEKNGSLLCRDTVVNFPTLHNKYIAQREIADKRMKKHNNIICICITVSAVAMAAYIGLTATTISSAIIFATITGVFALVIAIMISEMSKRYIEKEFQKKMFMELDECSSIVNDVEIEPVMSRCRQ is encoded by the coding sequence ATGGCTGATAACTTAAGTTTAGAGTTAATAAAGTGTTTAATCAATCAACCTGGATTAGATGTTAATGTCAGAGGGTTAAACGGAAAAACTCCACTGCATTGCGCTATAGAGTTTGATGAATTAAGCATGGTAGATTTGTTACTCACGAAGAAGAACATTAATCCTTTTGTGGAAGATAATGAAGGTAAAACATCTCTTGATTACGCCAAAGAAGGGAAAAAAGCAGAAATATTACAAGCGTTAATTAATAACAAGTACGGGTCAGAACAAGATAGCTTACTTCATTTAGCTGCAATGATAGGTGAAATTAATGCAGTGAGATATTTGATCAGAAAAGGTATTAACGTTAATGTACGAAATGCTTTGCATCATACGCCATTACATCTAGCAGCAGGGATAGGACATGCAGAAGTTGTAAAGATTTTGATAAGAGAAGGAAATGCTGAAATCGAGGTTTTTGATGCACGAAATCAGACACCGATGCACTATGCAGTTAACAACAAAAAATTGGAGATAGTAAAGTTATTACTGGAGCTAGGAGCAAATGTAAATAGCGCACGTGTAGGACAAAACTCGATGAAATTATCACCTGTGCATATAGCTGTAAGTAATACTAATTACGATGAAAGGGATTTATGTCTTGATATTCTCAAATGCTTAATAAAGGAGCCTAATGCTCAAGTCAATTTGCAGGACTACGAAAATAGAACACCTCTACATTACGCTGAAAGACTTAAAACAATAGAGGTCTTACTAACGCGAGAAGATATAGACCCTCTGGTAAAAGACGATAGCGGCAAGACACCATTTGATTACGCTAAACCTGAGATAAAGAAGGCTTTGATGAGTAATAAATACGGTTCTGAAAAGAATAGTCTACTACATTTAGCTGCACAAAGAGGAGAAATTGAGCTTGTAGAGTCTATCTTAAAAGAAGAAATCGATATTGATATTGTAAATAATAAAGGTTTATCACCGGTTTACCTTGCTGCGGAAAAAGGGCATTTACATGTAGTAAAGTTATTGCTGAAAAAAGGAGCAAATTATACACCTGTTTTACATTTAGCAATTAAATCAAACAATTTAGAGTTACTTAAAGTTTTGTTTACTGAAAAAAATGGGTCTTTGCTCTGCAGAGATACCGTTGTTAATTTTCCAACCCTTCATAATAAATATATAGCACAGAGAGAAATAGCAGATAAAAGGATGAAAAAACATAATAATATTATCTGCATCTGTATTACAGTTAGCGCAGTAGCAATGGCAGCATATATAGGTTTAACAGCAACAACAATAAGCAGTGCAATCATTTTTGCAACAATAACAGGGGTATTTGCGCTTGTTATAGCAATAATGATAAGTGAGATGAGCAAAAGATATATAGAAAAGGAATTTCAGAAAAAGATGTTTATGGAATTGGATGAGTGTAGTTCTATTGTTAATGATGTCGAGATAGAACCAGTTATGAGTAGATGCAGACAATGA
- a CDS encoding AAA family ATPase, translating to MVAILKYDEGKLWAAVITRAIQDAAGKNPKLKKEACQWIRSRSFETVCELANLDFKRLKNMLNKFGINKENFMDFSSKNALKIKSLLINNIKDCLSYLLPDGKSYQDKFYIGSRNGNKIIVEMEGENAGNWYNLIEEKKGNIIDLWTLVKGNIDSAETWLNGKDERSSILQEKQNEGKAFSVNHYLNDKSPMPQDIIGPRILTPGGLLVIGGTPKIGKSHFLLSLLAHLAAGRSFLGMKPTRPLKIFYLQNEMEYDYIRERIQQLNKLPHLATENLVVTNKMNLTLNEEGIEKKNMVEEKFDLVVIDSPYNYVNYGLQHAIEKLRSKINPMAGIIITNHTKKVSTSTLEKNPFQALVGANALRSFYTSGIVIFQPNKRTNILQVVYELRNGRSIPTKFINKINGCWKSANVIART from the coding sequence TTGGTTGCCATTTTGAAGTATGACGAAGGAAAGTTGTGGGCTGCTGTTATTACTAGAGCTATTCAGGATGCAGCAGGAAAAAACCCTAAACTTAAAAAAGAGGCTTGTCAATGGATTCGCTCACGATCTTTTGAAACTGTTTGTGAGCTGGCTAATCTTGACTTTAAACGTCTAAAAAATATGTTGAACAAATTTGGAATAAACAAGGAGAATTTTATGGATTTTTCATCTAAAAATGCTTTGAAAATAAAATCGTTATTAATTAATAATATCAAAGATTGTTTATCTTATTTGTTGCCTGATGGCAAATCTTACCAAGATAAATTCTATATTGGAAGTAGAAATGGAAATAAGATAATAGTTGAAATGGAAGGAGAAAATGCAGGAAATTGGTACAACCTGATCGAAGAAAAGAAAGGAAATATAATAGACCTTTGGACTTTAGTTAAAGGTAATATAGATTCTGCTGAAACATGGTTGAACGGTAAAGATGAAAGAAGTTCCATATTACAAGAAAAACAAAACGAAGGAAAAGCATTTTCTGTAAATCATTACTTAAATGACAAATCACCAATGCCACAAGATATAATAGGCCCAAGAATTTTGACACCAGGTGGTCTTTTGGTCATAGGTGGTACTCCAAAGATTGGCAAAAGTCATTTTCTTCTTTCTCTATTAGCACATCTGGCAGCAGGAAGATCATTTCTTGGCATGAAACCTACAAGACCGCTAAAAATATTCTATCTACAAAATGAAATGGAATATGATTATATTAGAGAACGTATACAACAACTCAACAAACTTCCTCATTTAGCAACAGAAAACTTAGTTGTGACGAACAAGATGAATTTGACCTTAAATGAAGAAGGTATAGAAAAAAAAAATATGGTAGAGGAAAAGTTTGATTTAGTTGTGATTGATTCTCCTTATAATTACGTTAACTATGGTCTACAGCATGCAATAGAAAAACTACGTTCCAAGATTAATCCTATGGCTGGAATAATCATCACAAATCACACCAAAAAAGTATCTACCTCTACATTGGAAAAGAATCCATTTCAAGCTCTCGTTGGTGCTAATGCTTTAAGAAGTTTTTATACATCTGGAATAGTAATATTTCAACCCAATAAACGTACAAATATCTTGCAAGTAGTATATGAACTTAGAAACGGTAGATCTATACCAACAAAATTCATCAACAAGATTAATGGATGTTGGAAATCTGCTAACGTTATAGCTAGAACATAA
- a CDS encoding gpW family protein, translated as MYNEEYLIQVEEAIKKLQNGERVVSIAYGDHVVRYAEVQINDLLNLRQRIKAELKVAGVRPKRRIVIATSKGIDKIV; from the coding sequence ATGTATAACGAAGAATATTTAATTCAAGTCGAAGAAGCGATAAAGAAACTACAAAATGGAGAGAGAGTAGTATCAATTGCATATGGTGACCATGTTGTGAGATATGCTGAAGTTCAGATAAATGATTTACTAAACTTAAGACAACGTATTAAAGCTGAACTGAAAGTTGCAGGTGTGAGACCGAAGAGAAGAATTGTGATTGCGACAAGTAAGGGGATTGACAAAATTGTGTAA
- a CDS encoding crossover junction endodeoxyribonuclease RuvC — MLTLDLGKQTGWAILTDGVIESGSKSFHGSRFSGGGMCFLSFHNWLNSLKHEFTAVYFEEVRRHLGTDAAHCYGGFLAVLSAWCEENNIPYQGVNVKTIKRFITGKGNASKSEVIEAVKEKGGLPKDDNESDALALMFYVMDFSKDINKMKNP; from the coding sequence ATTTTAACATTAGATCTTGGCAAACAAACGGGCTGGGCAATTCTAACAGATGGAGTAATTGAAAGTGGAAGCAAAAGCTTTCATGGTAGCCGTTTCAGTGGAGGTGGAATGTGTTTTTTAAGTTTTCACAATTGGCTTAATTCTTTGAAACATGAGTTCACTGCAGTGTATTTTGAGGAAGTAAGAAGACATCTAGGAACTGATGCAGCTCATTGCTATGGTGGTTTTCTTGCAGTGCTGTCTGCTTGGTGTGAAGAGAACAATATTCCCTACCAAGGTGTTAATGTTAAAACTATAAAACGCTTTATAACAGGCAAAGGTAATGCAAGTAAGAGTGAAGTTATTGAAGCTGTAAAGGAAAAAGGGGGTTTGCCTAAAGATGATAATGAATCTGATGCTTTAGCATTAATGTTCTATGTTATGGATTTCAGTAAAGATATTAATAAGATGAAAAATCCATAA
- a CDS encoding sigma-70 family RNA polymerase sigma factor — protein sequence MKNSYQGIDSTIVKHVRFQASRLKSKSCFINESLEDIEQELFCQVWQYLNQHDEKRSSFSTFVARLANYCARNMLRNQLCLKRNITFDDINDDIPDHRNSEIEAIIRTDINNIISTLSEKDSNLCQLLKVFTITEVSIITKIPKTTIYRTLERIRDKFSVLE from the coding sequence ATGAAGAATTCTTATCAAGGAATCGATTCTACAATTGTTAAACATGTGAGATTTCAAGCTTCGCGCCTTAAATCCAAAAGCTGTTTTATTAACGAAAGTCTCGAAGATATAGAACAAGAGCTTTTTTGTCAGGTTTGGCAATATCTTAACCAGCACGATGAGAAAAGAAGTAGTTTTAGTACTTTCGTTGCTAGATTAGCTAATTATTGTGCTCGCAATATGTTACGCAATCAGTTATGTCTAAAACGTAATATAACTTTTGATGATATAAACGACGATATTCCAGATCATAGGAACTCGGAAATCGAAGCGATAATTCGCACTGATATAAATAATATAATTTCAACTTTGTCTGAAAAAGATAGTAATTTATGTCAATTACTTAAGGTATTTACTATTACTGAAGTTTCTATAATAACCAAAATACCAAAGACAACTATCTATCGCACACTAGAACGAATACGCGATAAATTCTCAGTTTTAGAGTAA
- a CDS encoding AAA family ATPase — protein MLQNFLTIGQKIPFFSVKEYLDDRSPTPEDIISPRILTKRGLLVLGGPPKIGKSDFLISWLVHMAAGVSFLGMASNRPLKIFYMQTEIEYEYMKERLQQLDNELLNVAANNLIITPKVHLSFNHDEISEIKEIVNERFKPDVLAIDPLRNIFSSEYGNENDNSAMLFFLQKTLEKLRSAINPDACIVLTHHTKKLSKKMLEEDPFQGLSGAGSLRGFYSTGMVMFAHDEESSARQIVFELRNGERVPNKLVDKINGHWQLME, from the coding sequence ATGCTACAAAACTTTTTAACTATTGGTCAAAAAATTCCTTTTTTCAGTGTGAAAGAATACTTGGACGATCGATCGCCAACACCAGAGGATATAATCTCACCAAGAATTTTAACAAAAAGAGGCTTATTGGTACTGGGTGGCCCACCTAAAATCGGCAAAAGCGACTTTTTGATTTCATGGCTCGTTCATATGGCTGCAGGTGTTTCTTTTCTTGGTATGGCTTCAAATAGACCTTTAAAAATTTTCTACATGCAAACTGAAATTGAATATGAATATATGAAAGAACGTTTGCAACAACTTGATAATGAACTTTTGAATGTAGCTGCTAACAACTTAATCATTACGCCAAAAGTGCACTTATCATTTAATCATGATGAAATAAGTGAAATTAAGGAGATTGTAAATGAACGCTTTAAACCTGATGTTTTGGCCATAGATCCATTACGTAACATCTTTAGCAGTGAATATGGGAATGAAAATGATAATAGTGCTATGCTGTTCTTTCTGCAAAAGACTCTTGAGAAGCTACGCAGTGCTATCAATCCAGATGCTTGTATTGTACTTACTCATCATACAAAAAAATTATCAAAAAAGATGCTCGAAGAAGATCCATTTCAAGGCCTAAGTGGTGCTGGATCTTTACGTGGATTTTACAGTACTGGTATGGTGATGTTTGCTCATGATGAAGAAAGCAGTGCACGCCAGATAGTATTTGAGCTTCGCAATGGTGAACGCGTGCCAAACAAACTTGTCGATAAGATAAATGGTCATTGGCAGCTAATGGAATAG
- a CDS encoding phage terminase large subunit family protein — protein MIYATSFSEGLRPDPQLKVSEWANEYRVLAPTAASEPGKWRTERTPYLKEIMDSLSPSSPAEKVVFMKGAQIGGTEAGNNWIGYIIDQTPGPMLVVQPTVEMGKRWSKGRFAPLIESTPCLKSKVKDPRSRDSGNTVQSKEFPGGIVVITGANSSVGLRSMPVKYLFLDEIDAYPGDSGGEGDPVLLSIARTNTFARRKIFLVSTPTIHGISRIEKEFEATDKRYFFVPCPYCNYYQVLKWSQIKWEDKNPSTAHYICIECGEKIENHQKTEMLERGEWRATNQVHNSKVIGFHLSSLYSPVGWYSWQQAVEDFLHAKESEQLLKVWINTTLGETWVDKGEVPDWKQLFNRREFFQIGTVPRREVVLTAGVDVQKDRLEVEVVAWGKSRESWSIDYRVFEGDTGSREVWKKLSELLNHHFIGENGLEYMISMMAVDAGYATQEVYNWVRSHQGSGRVMAVKGVNKALVPLSSPSRVDITVGGQKLKRGIKLWPVGVSILKSELFQLLNILKEEEGKALPGYCHFPEYAPEYFKQLTAEQLVSKVVKGYTKQEWQKVRERNEVLDCRIYARAASIALGIDRWPESKWNSLSGKMESKKPKKVRQSQWLNEK, from the coding sequence ATGATATACGCTACATCTTTTTCTGAAGGTTTAAGGCCAGATCCCCAGCTTAAAGTATCAGAGTGGGCGAATGAGTATCGAGTTTTAGCGCCAACTGCAGCATCAGAGCCAGGTAAATGGAGAACAGAAAGAACTCCTTATTTAAAAGAAATAATGGATTCACTATCACCATCTTCACCTGCAGAAAAAGTAGTATTCATGAAAGGAGCGCAGATTGGGGGAACAGAAGCTGGCAACAATTGGATTGGCTATATCATCGATCAAACACCAGGTCCAATGCTGGTAGTACAGCCAACAGTTGAAATGGGAAAACGTTGGTCGAAGGGAAGATTTGCACCGTTAATAGAGAGTACACCATGTTTAAAAAGTAAAGTAAAAGACCCAAGGTCAAGAGATTCAGGGAATACTGTACAAAGTAAGGAGTTTCCAGGTGGAATAGTAGTAATAACTGGAGCGAATAGTAGTGTAGGACTGAGATCTATGCCAGTAAAATATCTCTTTCTTGATGAAATAGATGCCTACCCAGGAGATTCAGGAGGAGAAGGAGATCCAGTACTGCTCAGTATTGCTCGAACTAATACATTTGCAAGGCGAAAGATTTTTTTAGTATCGACACCAACGATTCATGGAATAAGCAGAATTGAGAAAGAATTTGAAGCAACAGATAAGAGATATTTTTTTGTTCCCTGTCCGTATTGTAATTACTATCAAGTTCTAAAATGGTCACAAATAAAATGGGAAGATAAAAATCCAAGTACAGCACACTATATATGTATAGAATGTGGTGAAAAGATAGAAAATCATCAAAAGACAGAGATGCTTGAACGTGGAGAATGGAGAGCTACAAATCAAGTACACAATAGCAAAGTAATAGGATTTCACCTTTCAAGTCTTTATAGCCCAGTTGGGTGGTATAGTTGGCAACAAGCAGTAGAGGATTTTCTGCATGCAAAGGAAAGTGAACAATTACTGAAAGTTTGGATCAACACAACGCTTGGAGAAACCTGGGTAGATAAAGGAGAAGTACCTGATTGGAAGCAATTATTTAACAGGAGAGAATTTTTTCAGATTGGCACAGTACCAAGGAGAGAAGTGGTACTTACTGCAGGAGTAGATGTCCAAAAAGATCGTCTAGAGGTAGAAGTTGTAGCATGGGGAAAAAGTCGTGAAAGTTGGTCAATAGACTACCGAGTATTTGAAGGAGATACAGGAAGTAGAGAAGTATGGAAAAAGCTTTCGGAGCTCCTCAATCATCATTTTATTGGTGAAAATGGGCTTGAATATATGATAAGTATGATGGCGGTTGATGCAGGGTATGCAACGCAGGAAGTTTACAACTGGGTGAGAAGTCATCAAGGGTCTGGAAGAGTAATGGCAGTGAAAGGTGTAAATAAAGCACTAGTGCCGCTGAGCAGCCCAAGTAGAGTAGATATAACAGTTGGTGGTCAAAAGCTAAAGAGAGGAATAAAGCTATGGCCAGTAGGAGTATCGATATTAAAGTCAGAGCTTTTTCAATTACTTAATATTTTGAAAGAAGAAGAGGGAAAAGCTCTACCTGGATATTGTCATTTTCCCGAGTATGCACCTGAATATTTTAAACAGCTAACGGCAGAGCAATTAGTCAGCAAGGTAGTAAAAGGATACACCAAACAAGAGTGGCAAAAGGTAAGAGAAAGAAATGAAGTGCTAGATTGCCGAATTTATGCGAGAGCTGCATCTATTGCGCTTGGAATCGATCGTTGGCCAGAGAGTAAATGGAATAGTTTGAGTGGAAAAATGGAAAGCAAAAAGCCTAAAAAAGTAAGGCAAAGCCAATGGTTGAATGAGAAGTGA
- a CDS encoding ATP-binding protein, whose amino-acid sequence MKIMNSNERLKVQTGIKMVIFGPYGIGKTSLLKTINEPTLCLDFEAGLLAVQDWQGDSVSIRTWNEARDIACLIGGPNPALKSDSAYSQRHYEHVSSKYKELSSEFFKYRCIFIDSITVASRLCLLWAKMQPEAFSERSGKQDMRAAYGLLAQEMMAWLNQFQHIPNKDIITVGTLGQYLDDFNRSTWLPQCEGAKTASEIPGIVDEVISMVGIKKDDGTEVRSFVCQTINSWGYPAKDRSGCLNMVEEPHLGKLLTKIKTKAFAIQPVTPNI is encoded by the coding sequence ATGAAAATAATGAACAGCAATGAACGGCTAAAAGTTCAAACAGGTATAAAAATGGTCATCTTTGGTCCTTATGGTATAGGTAAAACTAGTCTCTTAAAGACCATAAATGAACCAACACTTTGTCTTGATTTTGAGGCAGGTTTACTTGCTGTTCAAGATTGGCAAGGGGATTCTGTAAGTATTCGTACTTGGAATGAGGCAAGAGATATTGCATGTCTCATAGGTGGTCCTAATCCTGCGTTAAAATCTGACTCAGCATATAGCCAAAGACACTATGAGCATGTATCCAGTAAATACAAAGAGCTTTCTTCAGAGTTTTTCAAGTATCGATGTATTTTTATCGATAGTATTACAGTAGCCTCTCGTTTATGTCTATTATGGGCAAAAATGCAACCTGAAGCTTTTTCTGAAAGATCAGGAAAACAAGATATGAGAGCTGCTTACGGGTTACTTGCTCAAGAGATGATGGCTTGGCTCAATCAGTTTCAACATATTCCAAATAAAGACATCATTACAGTTGGAACTCTTGGACAATACCTCGATGATTTCAATCGCTCGACTTGGCTACCTCAATGTGAAGGAGCTAAAACTGCAAGTGAAATTCCTGGGATAGTTGACGAAGTAATTAGTATGGTTGGAATCAAGAAAGATGATGGTACAGAGGTTCGTTCATTTGTCTGTCAGACGATTAATTCTTGGGGATATCCTGCTAAAGATCGAAGTGGTTGCCTTAATATGGTTGAAGAACCGCATCTAGGAAAACTTCTTACAAAAATTAAAACTAAAGCTTTTGCAATTCAACCTGTCACGCCCAACATATAG